A region from the Paraburkholderia youngii genome encodes:
- a CDS encoding polysaccharide biosynthesis tyrosine autokinase, which translates to MNEKQISMPSSARSSHGNLSQILDVISRRRLTIAVTTVVCLVVGGVVALTSPVYQSNILVKIDQLPEAQPSSRPELMSMVSPAFDARSKTTGEMQVIQSRQTVAHVVDELELDVVSGPRRFPVIGAWLASHASDLSKSVFGAIGGYAWGKEQIKVGAFKVPRELEDRQLTLTALSEDRYELSGSELDRPFVGSVGRTETIATTKGDVTLRIDTIVAGPGIRFNLKRLSRQDVIDDMQKHLQITEQGEKSNVVSVSMRGSDPEMLSQTLNALGAQYVRENNDRNATIAANSLRFLESQLPAMQAQMVAAEHRYTAYRNSLGLVDATEEGRLNLQRVSDAEAQLLTLQRTRADLAARYAPSYPAVASLDAQIAMTKQYLEAGRARVNAMPTEQQDALALMRDVRMTTDLYTAARNNVEQLRLIQASKAGFAQIIDPAIVPEHPVRPVRSLVLAASLLLGLLAGVAISFVRELLFAGVTEPEQVEARTGLMVYGMVPHSAKQDELQTKANATDARDLILACRHPSDPAAESLRSFRSALQYMLASARNNIVMVAGPMPQVGKSFVAANLAVILAMTGKRVLLVDCDLRRGALHRSFGLPSGLGLAEVLADPSLTVELATREVLPNLDILPCGDYPANPAELLNSVAFDSLMSNASARYDIVLLDSAPALAVSDAGIVAPHAGSVFLVARFSETRLAEIEETARRFAQVGTRIHGVMLNGFSVRSVKYLHPGRYGSHIYATSQHTDRMN; encoded by the coding sequence ATGAACGAAAAGCAGATATCGATGCCGTCGTCGGCGCGGTCCAGCCACGGCAATCTTTCGCAAATACTCGATGTGATTTCGCGGCGCCGGCTGACGATTGCAGTCACAACGGTGGTCTGCCTCGTTGTGGGTGGCGTCGTCGCGCTCACGTCGCCGGTCTACCAGTCGAACATTCTCGTCAAGATCGATCAGTTGCCTGAAGCGCAGCCCTCCTCGCGTCCGGAACTGATGTCGATGGTTTCGCCTGCGTTCGATGCAAGGTCGAAGACGACGGGAGAGATGCAGGTAATCCAGTCGCGCCAGACCGTCGCACATGTGGTCGATGAGCTCGAGCTCGACGTTGTTTCAGGCCCGCGTCGCTTTCCTGTCATCGGAGCGTGGCTCGCGAGTCATGCAAGTGATCTCTCGAAGTCGGTCTTTGGCGCCATTGGCGGCTACGCGTGGGGCAAGGAACAGATCAAGGTTGGTGCATTCAAAGTTCCACGCGAGCTGGAAGACCGCCAGCTGACATTGACGGCGCTGTCCGAGGATCGATACGAGCTGAGCGGTAGTGAGCTTGACAGGCCCTTCGTCGGCAGCGTCGGTCGGACCGAAACGATCGCGACCACCAAAGGCGATGTGACGTTGCGCATCGACACGATCGTGGCGGGGCCCGGTATCCGGTTCAATCTGAAGCGCTTGTCGCGCCAGGACGTGATTGACGATATGCAGAAGCATCTGCAGATCACTGAGCAAGGCGAGAAGTCGAACGTCGTGAGCGTCTCCATGCGGGGTAGCGATCCGGAGATGCTTAGCCAGACGTTGAACGCGCTCGGCGCGCAATACGTGCGTGAAAATAACGATCGCAATGCGACCATCGCAGCAAATTCGCTGAGGTTCCTGGAGAGTCAGTTACCCGCTATGCAAGCGCAAATGGTGGCGGCCGAGCACCGCTACACCGCATATCGCAATTCGCTCGGTCTCGTCGATGCGACTGAAGAAGGGCGGCTAAATCTGCAGAGAGTCTCCGATGCTGAGGCACAGCTGCTCACGCTGCAGCGCACCCGTGCCGATCTGGCAGCGCGATACGCGCCGTCGTATCCGGCCGTAGCGTCGCTCGATGCGCAGATCGCGATGACGAAGCAGTATCTTGAAGCCGGGAGAGCGCGCGTCAATGCCATGCCGACGGAGCAACAAGACGCGCTCGCCCTGATGCGCGACGTGAGAATGACGACCGACCTTTACACGGCGGCGCGGAACAATGTCGAGCAACTTCGGCTCATTCAGGCGAGCAAAGCGGGTTTCGCGCAGATCATCGATCCCGCAATCGTACCCGAACATCCGGTGCGGCCCGTGCGGTCACTCGTGCTCGCCGCGTCGTTGTTACTCGGACTACTTGCGGGTGTCGCGATTTCGTTTGTCCGCGAGCTGCTTTTCGCTGGGGTGACCGAGCCTGAACAAGTCGAAGCTCGCACCGGTCTGATGGTGTACGGAATGGTGCCTCATAGCGCAAAGCAGGACGAGCTTCAGACCAAAGCGAACGCTACCGACGCGCGCGACCTGATTCTCGCCTGCCGGCACCCGTCCGATCCGGCCGCGGAAAGCCTGCGTTCGTTCCGCTCGGCCCTGCAATACATGTTGGCGAGTGCGCGCAACAACATCGTCATGGTGGCGGGTCCGATGCCACAGGTCGGAAAGTCGTTCGTCGCCGCGAACCTTGCGGTGATCCTGGCGATGACCGGAAAACGCGTGCTGCTCGTCGACTGTGACTTGCGCAGGGGCGCCCTGCATCGCAGTTTTGGACTTCCGTCCGGCCTGGGACTCGCGGAAGTTCTCGCGGACCCGTCACTGACTGTCGAGCTTGCAACACGAGAGGTTTTACCGAATCTCGACATCTTGCCGTGTGGTGACTATCCCGCCAATCCGGCCGAATTGCTCAATAGCGTCGCTTTCGACAGCTTGATGAGTAATGCGTCGGCGCGATACGACATCGTACTGCTCGATTCGGCGCCGGCGCTCGCCGTCTCGGACGCCGGCATTGTCGCGCCGCACGCAGGATCGGTCTTTCTGGTGGCACGGTTCTCGGAAACCCGTCTTGCGGAAATCGAGGAAACGGCAAGGCGCTTTGCCCAGGTCGGCACCCGGATACACGGCGTGATGCTTAACGGCTTCTCGGTACGCAGCGTGAAGTACCTGCATCCGGGGCGCTACGGCAGCCACATCTATGCGACGAGCCAGCACACTGACCGCATGAACTGA
- a CDS encoding MraY family glycosyltransferase, with protein sequence METNIDGYLFPVPSVPVGSKCRINKKAARHTNGFNRRGIRVLCVRDSYQVNTIEAREMPNLIFGLLACFLITFIVVKSARLGGGIGLDNQLDGVQKMHATAVPRVGGIAVALAVALTLALGALLGSNPRMEVFKLLLCALPVFLGGIIEDFTKQVSPAARLLCAIVSAAIGDFALGAVVDRVDLPLIDSLLVYSPIALGLTLLMVSGLTNAFNLIDGFNGLAGGVAVLMLASIGFVAHQVDDWLILSVSLTMIGAIVGFLVWNYPSAAIFLGDGGAYFIGFTIAELVVLLIARHPNVSAWYAVVVTIYPIFETVFTIYRRRIVRGCAAGEPDGIHLHTLIFRRMVRRAAHPETTRQRTRRNARTSPYLWTISLISIVPATFLWNNEVALFATAMTFMAVYVWLYVSIVKFRAPRWLVIYMPRDSLPAPSETPANHTAEQPSQAE encoded by the coding sequence ATGGAAACGAACATTGATGGGTACCTTTTTCCCGTACCTTCTGTACCCGTCGGTAGCAAATGCCGAATTAATAAAAAGGCTGCTCGCCACACAAATGGCTTTAATCGTCGTGGAATTCGCGTTTTGTGTGTGAGAGACAGTTATCAGGTCAACACCATCGAGGCGAGAGAGATGCCGAACTTAATATTTGGCCTATTAGCATGCTTTCTGATTACTTTTATCGTTGTCAAAAGCGCTCGGCTCGGTGGCGGCATTGGACTCGACAATCAACTCGATGGCGTACAAAAGATGCACGCTACGGCCGTGCCCCGTGTAGGTGGCATCGCGGTCGCGCTCGCGGTGGCGCTAACACTCGCGCTCGGTGCATTACTCGGCAGTAATCCGCGCATGGAGGTTTTCAAATTGCTTCTGTGCGCGTTGCCAGTTTTCCTCGGCGGGATCATCGAGGACTTCACCAAGCAGGTGAGTCCAGCGGCGAGGTTGCTATGTGCAATCGTTTCTGCGGCGATCGGCGATTTTGCGCTAGGGGCCGTCGTCGATCGTGTGGATCTTCCGCTGATAGATTCCCTTCTTGTCTATTCGCCAATCGCGCTGGGCCTCACTTTGCTCATGGTGTCCGGCTTGACCAACGCGTTCAATCTGATCGACGGCTTCAACGGATTGGCCGGCGGAGTGGCAGTTCTGATGCTGGCCTCGATTGGTTTCGTCGCACATCAGGTGGACGACTGGCTGATTCTCAGCGTGTCCCTGACGATGATCGGCGCCATCGTGGGCTTCCTCGTGTGGAACTACCCATCCGCGGCGATTTTCCTCGGCGACGGGGGTGCGTACTTCATCGGCTTTACGATTGCCGAACTCGTCGTCCTCCTTATAGCGCGCCATCCGAATGTCTCTGCCTGGTACGCTGTCGTCGTGACGATCTATCCGATCTTCGAAACCGTCTTCACGATCTACCGGCGGCGCATTGTGCGCGGCTGCGCGGCAGGCGAGCCTGACGGCATCCATTTGCACACGTTGATCTTCAGGCGGATGGTGCGCCGCGCAGCTCATCCCGAGACGACACGCCAGCGCACGAGGCGCAACGCGAGGACGTCGCCATACCTTTGGACGATCAGCCTCATCAGTATCGTGCCGGCGACGTTCCTTTGGAATAACGAAGTGGCGCTCTTTGCGACCGCGATGACTTTCATGGCGGTCTACGTTTGGCTGTATGTATCGATCGTCAAATTCAGGGCACCGCGCTGGCTCGTGATTTACATGCCCCGCGATTCGTTGCCCGCTCCGAGCGAAACACCGGCTAACCACACCGCTGAGCAGCCATCCCAGGCGGAATGA